From the genome of Grus americana isolate bGruAme1 chromosome 9, bGruAme1.mat, whole genome shotgun sequence, one region includes:
- the TRPM2 gene encoding transient receptor potential cation channel subfamily M member 2 isoform X2, with the protein MATRGRHTKVLPSELNKVCPERADDPATHPRKMSDFEVVPNLQQSSSSISKSRRKAHFPTGSNEKENLISWIPENIRKKVCTYFVESSQTSDSGRIMCECGYLREQHLEDAAKPPIFLGKEWDPSRHIQEMPTDAFGDIHFTGLGQKMGKYVRVSSDTPPRVIYHLMTQHWGLDPPNLLISVTGGAKNFIMKPRLKNIFRQGLVKVAQTTGAWIITGGSHAGVMKQVGEAVRDFILSCSHKEGEIVTIGIATWGTVYNRESLICPMGGFPAEYILDEENQGSLSCLDSNHSHFILVDDGTHGRYGVEIPLRTRLEKFISEQTKVKGGVAIKIPIVCVVLEGGPGTLDTIYNAITNGTPCVIVEGSGRVADVIAQVASLPVPKITIALIQKKLSMFFHDTYEHFTEGKLVEWTKKIQDIVRSRQLLTIFREGKYGQQDVDVAILQALFKASRNQDHFGHENWDHQLKLAVAWNRVDIARSEIFTDDHEWKPTDLHPVMAAALISNKPEFVKLFLEQGVRLKDFVTWDTLVYLYDNMAPSCLFHSKLQKVLLEEREHAAGSKMPRIQLHHVSQVLRELLGCSTQPLYPKPKHTERPRLSVPVPHIKLNVQGSSLRSLYKRSAGRVTFTMDPVRDLLIWAVVQNCKELAEIIWAQSQDCMAAALACSKILKELAKEEEDTDTTDDMLALAEQFEHKAIGVFTDCYRKDEERAQKLLTRVSEAWGKTTCLQLALEAKNMNFVSHGGVQAFLTKVWWGKMCVDNGLWRVIACMLFFPLLYTSLITFREKRLQPVGCLTRLRAFFTAPVVIFHMNILSYFTFLLLFAYVLMVDFQPLPSWWEYLIYFWLFSLVCEETRQLLYDPDGFGIVKMASLYFKDFWNKLDICAILVFITGLTCRLIPSTLYPGRIILSLAFIIFCLRLMHIFTVSKTLGPKIIIVKRMLKDVFFFLFLLAVWVVSFGVAKQAILIHNEERVEWLFRGVVYHSYLTIFGQIPSYIDGVNFNIDQCSPNGTDPYKPKCPETNEDNKKPIFPEWLTVILLCLYLLFTNILLLNLLIAMFNYTFQQVQEHTDQIWKFQRHDLIEEYHGRPPAPPPFILLNHLQILVRRGLLRRPATRHKQLKEKLEKNEEAALLSWEMYLKENYLQHQQCKEKQNTEQKIRDIAQRVDVLAELLDLDRVKRTGLVEQRLVSLEEQVHQSAQALRWIMQALQGNGFGSGEDMPPVGSSKASEMKEVDLEGKPEESQQSYHVLARNLLYPGSHTRRFPVPDEKVPWEVDFPLYDPPAYSADHKDVAMQDPFSPSLESLLKINYNTMDGLIDRQSFHGLYAVQDGLPLNPMGRTGLRGRGRLHCFGPNHALHPIVTRWRRNLDGSIIRKTLKKMLEVLVAQYPLSDVWALPGGSLEPGEMLPLKLKWILRREFWPQFQNLLKQGTEIHKGYLDDPRNTDNAWVETVAVSVHFDNQNDVEMKRLNSFLQGCDPELCIRWQVLDKRIPLHANHKELLHKASTLLGAYY; encoded by the exons ATGGCCACGCGTGGCCGGCACACCAAGGTGCTCCCCTCTGAACTGAACAAGGTGTGCCCTGAGAGAGCAGACGACCCCGCCACGCACCCCAGGAAGATGAGCGACTTCGAGGTGGTCCCCAACCTCCAGCAGAGCAGTAGCAGCATCTCGAAGAGCAGGCGGAAGGCACATTTCCCCACCGGCAGCAATGAAAAG GAAAATCTCATCTCGTGGATTCCTGAAAACATCCGGAAGAAAGTGTGCACCTACTTTGTTGAAAGCTCCCAGACATCAGATTCTGG GCGGATCATGTGCGAGTGCGGCTACCTCAGGGAACAGCACCTGGAAGATGCTGCCAaacctcccatcttcctggggaAGGAATGGGACCCCAGCAGGCACATCCAGGAAATGCCAACGGATGCCTTCGGCGATATCCACTTCACAGGCCTGGGACAGAAGATGGGGAAG TACGTGCGTGTCTCCTCGGATACCCCTCCACGGGTCATCTACCACCTCATGACACAGCACTGGGGCCTCGATCCACCCAACCTGCTCATCTCAGTCACCGGGGGAGCCAAAAACTTCATCATGAAGCCAAGGCTGAAGAACATCTTCCGGCAAGGGCTAGTCAAAGTGGCCCAGACCACTG GGGCCTGGATCATCACAGGGGGGTCCCATGCTGGTGTGATGAAACAGGTGGGAGAGGCAGTGCGAGACTTCATCCTGAGCTGCAGCCACAAGGAGGGCGAGATTGTCACCATTGGCATAGCCACCTGGGGGACCGTGTACAACCGGGAGAGCCTCATCTGCCCCATG GGTGGATTTCCAGCTGAGTACATACTGGATGAGGAGAACCAAGGCAGCCTGTCATGCCTGGACAGCAACCACTCCCACTTCATCCTGGTGGACGATGGGACCCACGGGAGGTACGGGGTGGAAATCCCCCTGAGGACCAGACTGGAGAAGTTCATTTCAGAGCAGACCAAGGTGAAAGGAG GCGTGGCCATCAAGATCCCCATCGTGTGTGTGGTGCTGGAAGGAGGCCCCGGGACACTTGAC ACCATCTACAATGCCATCACCAACGGGACCCCCTGTGTGATTGTGGAAGGGTCTGGGCGTGTGGCTGATGTCATCGCACAGGTGGccagcctgcctgtgcccaAGATAACCATTGCCTTGATCCAGAAGAAGCTGAGCATGTTCTTCCACGACACCTATGAGCACTTCACTGAGGGCAAGCTGGTGGAGTGGACCAAGAAG ATCCAAGACATAGTGCGGAGCCGGCAGCTCCTGACCATTTTCAGAGAGGGCAAATATGGCCAGCAGGACGTGGATGTGGCCATCCTCCAGGCCCTGTTCAAAG CATCCCGAAACCAGGACCACTTTGGTCATGAGAACTGGGACCACCAGCTCAAGTTAGCTGTGGCCTGGAACAGAGTGGACATTGCTCGGAGTGAGATCTTCACGGACGACCACGAGTGGAAG CCCACAGATCTCCACCCCGTGATGGCAGCTGCCCTGATCTCCAACAAGCCAGAGTTTGTGAAGCTGTTTCTGGAGCAGGGAGTGCGTCTCAAGGACTTTGTCACCTGGGACACCCTGGTTTACCTCTACGACAACATGGCACCATCCTGCCTGTTCCACAGCAAGTTACAGAAGGTCCTGCTGGAGGAGAGAGAGCATGCAGCTGGCTCCAAAATGCCAAGAATCCAACTGCACCATGTCTCCCAGGTGCTGCGGGAGCTCCTGGGCTGCTCCACACAGCCTCTCTACCCCAAGCCCAAGCACACAGAGCGGCCCCGGCTCTCCGTCCCCGTCCCGCACATCAAGCTGAAT GTTCAGGGGTCAAGTCTCCGGTCCCTCTACAAGCGCTCTGCCGGCCGAGTCACCTTCACCATGGACCCAGTCCGCGACCTGCTTATCTGGGCTGTGGTCCAGAACTGCAAGGAGCTGGCAGAAATCATCTGGGCCCAG AGCCAGGACTGCATGGCGGCCGCGCTGGCCTGCAGCAAAATCCTGAAGGAGCTTgccaaggaggaggaagacaccGACACCACTGATGACATGCTGGCCCTGGCCGAGCAGTTCGAGCACAAGGCGATCG GCGTGTTCACAGACTGCTACCGCAAGGACGAAGAGAGAGCCCAGAAGCTCCTCACCCGCGTCTCTGAGGCCTGGGGGAAGACAACCTGTCTTCAGTTGGCATTGGAGGCCAAGAACATGAATTTTGTGTCCCATGGGGGTGTCCAG GCCTTTCTAACCAAAGTCTGGTGGGGGAAGATGTGTGTGGACAACGGGCTTTGGCGGGTGATCGCGTGCATGCTGTTCTTCCCACTTCTCTACACCAGCCTCATCACCTTCAG GGAGAAGAGGCTGCAGCCCGTGGGCTGCCTGACGCGCCTCCGAGCCTTCTTCACAGCACCTGTCGTCATCTTCCACATGAACATCCTCTCTTACttcaccttcctcctgctcttcgCCTATGTCCTGATGGTTGACTTCCAACCGTTGCCGTCCTGGTGGGAGTACCTCATCTACTTctggctcttctccctggtgtGCGAGGAGACCCGCCAG CTGTTGTATGATCCAGATGGGTTTGGCATTGTGAAAATGGCTTCCCTCTACTTCAAGGACTTCTGGAACAAGTTGGATATCTGCGCCATCCTGGTCTTTATCACAGGGCTGACTTGCAG GCTGATCCCGTCAACTTTATATCCCGGACGCATCATACTGTCACTGGCTTTTATCATTTTCTGCCTGCGTCTGATGCACATTTTCACCGTCAGTAAAACGCTGGGGCCCAAGATCATCATAGTGAAGCGCATG TTGAAGGATgtcttcttcttcctcttcctgctaGCAGTGTGGGTGGTGTCCTTTGGGGTCGCCAAGCAGGCCATCCTGATCCACAATGAGGAACGTGTGGAGTGGCTTTTCCGTGGCGTGGTCTACCACTCCTACCTGACCATCTTCGGGCAGATTCCCTCCTACATCGACG GGGTCAACTTCAACATTGACCAGTGCAGCCCCAATGGGACCGACCCATACAAGCCCAAGTGCCCAGAGACAAACGAGGACAACAAGAAACCCATCTTCCCAGAGTGGCTGACGGTCATCTTACTGTGCCTGTACCTGCTCTTCACCaacatcctcctcctcaacCTCCTCATCGCCATGTTCAA ctACACCTTCCAGCAGGTCCAGGAGCACACGGACCAGATCTGGAAGTTCCAGCGTCACGACCTGATCGAGGAATACCACGGCCGCCCACCCGCCCCTCCACCCTTCATCCTCCTCAACCACCTGCAGATCCTGGTCCGGCGAGGCTTGCTCCGCAGGCCGGCCACACGCCACAAACAGCTCA aagagaagctggagaagaaTGAAGAAGCTGCCCTCCTTTCTTGGGAGATGTATCTGAAGGAGAACtacctgcagcaccagcagtgCAAGGAGAAGCAGAACACAGAGCAGAAGATCCGAGATATTGCACAGAG GGTTGATGtactggcagagctgctggactTGGACCGGGTGAAGAGGACAgggctggtggagcagagattggTCTCTCTGGAAGAGCAG GTGCATCAGAGCGCCCAGGCCCTGAGGTGGATAATGCAGGCGCTGCAGGGCAACGGCTTCGGCTCAGGCGAGGACATGCCACCTGTGG GCTCCAGCAAAGCCTCGGAGATGAAAGAGGTTGACCTGGAGGGGAAACCCGAGGAGAGCCAGCAGTCATACCACGTGCTTGCTCGAAACCTCCTGTACCCGGGGTCTCACACCCGCCGCTTCCCTGTGCCGGATGAGAAGGTGCCCTGGGAG GTGGACTTCCCGCTCTACGACCCTCCCGCCTACTCGGCCGACCACAAGGACGTGGCCATGCAGGACCCGTTCAGCCC CTCCTTGGAGTCTCTCCTGAAGATCAACTACAACACCATGGACGGGCTGATCGACCGGCAGAGCTTCCACGGCCTCTACGCTGTGCAGGATGGGCTGCCACT GAACCCCATGGGCAGGACGGGGCTGCGAGGCCGCGGGAGGCTGCACTGCTTTGGGCCCAACCATGCCCTGCACCCCATCGTGACCCG ctggaggaggaatTTGGATGGGTCCATCATAAGGAAGACTCTGAAGAAGATGCTGGAAGTCTTGGTAGCCCAGTACCCACTGTCGGATGtctgggctctgcctggg GGGTCACTGGAGCCGGGTGAAATGCTGCCTCTGAAGCTCAAGTGGATCCTGCGCCGGGAGTTCTGGCCCCAGTTCCAGAACTTGTTGAAACAAGGCACTGAG ATACACAAGGGGTACCTTGACGACCCCCGCAACACAGATAACGCCTGGGTGGAGACAGTCGCCGTCAGCGTGCACTTTGACAACCAGAATGATGTGGAGATGAAGCGGCTGAATTCG TTCCTCCAGGGCTGCGACCCGGAGCTGTGCATCCGCTGGCAGGTGCTAGACAAGAGGATCCCTCTGCACGCCAACCACAAGGAGCTCCTGCACAAGGCCTCAACCCTCCTTGGCGCCTACTACTGA